One stretch of Priestia megaterium DNA includes these proteins:
- a CDS encoding FAD:protein FMN transferase yields the protein MSYSFKAMNTEFNVYQLETPVSQKVESWCYLVEETLSRFLPTSELSQLNSLNGRLFLPSKMLYEAVKTASYYYNETNGIFNPFLYHSIQTLGYDQSFEQLPNNQLPQEVAAFDAVNPIMIHKGMRSIQLASNVGLDLGGIAKGWSIQQMANQLKKKGTSLGAIDGGGDIVTWGPASKHWSIALSHPFDLSKNLMSIKVKSNSGIATSSVGKRLWKVNGHTHHHIIDGRISKPSSSELLQVTVVSEDLTVSEVYAKCMLILGWDAGLRLAKMHHPSLEVIAVTKEGKVLIEKNVKGQVYHYGYSPRAI from the coding sequence ATGAGCTACTCATTTAAAGCAATGAATACCGAATTTAATGTATATCAGCTTGAAACGCCTGTCAGCCAAAAAGTGGAGAGCTGGTGTTACCTTGTAGAAGAAACACTAAGCCGCTTTCTTCCAACAAGCGAGCTTTCACAGCTTAATTCACTGAACGGAAGATTATTTTTACCGTCAAAAATGTTGTATGAAGCTGTAAAAACAGCCTCTTACTATTACAATGAGACAAACGGAATTTTCAACCCATTTCTGTATCATTCTATTCAAACTCTAGGATATGACCAAAGCTTTGAACAACTGCCTAACAATCAGCTTCCTCAAGAAGTAGCAGCTTTTGATGCTGTTAACCCTATTATGATTCATAAAGGAATGAGAAGTATTCAGCTTGCTTCTAATGTCGGTCTGGATTTAGGCGGAATTGCAAAAGGTTGGAGCATTCAGCAAATGGCGAATCAATTAAAGAAAAAAGGAACTTCACTTGGGGCAATCGATGGAGGCGGCGATATTGTAACGTGGGGGCCTGCTAGCAAGCACTGGTCCATTGCGCTCTCTCATCCATTTGATTTATCAAAAAATCTCATGAGTATTAAAGTAAAGAGCAACAGCGGCATTGCCACAAGCAGTGTAGGCAAGCGATTGTGGAAAGTAAACGGACACACTCACCATCATATTATTGACGGCAGAATCAGCAAGCCTAGTTCATCAGAGCTTCTGCAAGTAACGGTTGTTTCAGAAGACTTGACCGTTTCTGAAGTCTATGCAAAATGCATGCTTATTCTCGGATGGGACGCTGGATTAAGATTAGCTAAAATGCATCACCCTTCTTTAGAGGTAATTGCGGTTACAAAAGAAGGCAAGGTGTTAATCGAAAAAAATGTGAAAGGTCAGGTATACCATTATGGCTACTCTCCTCGCGCAATTTAG
- a CDS encoding MFS transporter has translation MLSNVIKSYLLNVVSLLCVGWFLYDFLSLNIQFSEIMTHPGPPWEVTMSIGSFASLIVLLIVSFFYYRARKKTKNVSPLLFPFEFAEEDEREKMITAEACKKAFVFLLFSIPIGAILIAFYPLLPNSFSFYPIAVLLLLSLVQLTVYYVSISKIYR, from the coding sequence ATGTTGAGTAATGTTATTAAATCTTATTTGTTGAATGTAGTGTCTCTGTTATGCGTAGGTTGGTTTTTATACGATTTTTTAAGCCTAAATATTCAATTTAGTGAAATTATGACCCACCCTGGACCCCCGTGGGAAGTTACTATGTCTATAGGCTCTTTTGCTTCTTTAATTGTTCTTTTAATTGTCTCATTTTTTTACTACCGCGCGCGTAAAAAGACGAAGAATGTTTCGCCTTTATTATTTCCTTTTGAATTTGCAGAAGAAGATGAACGTGAAAAGATGATAACAGCAGAAGCTTGTAAAAAAGCCTTTGTTTTCCTCCTATTTTCTATTCCTATAGGTGCTATATTAATAGCTTTTTATCCGCTGTTACCTAATTCTTTTAGCTTCTATCCCATTGCTGTTCTTTTGCTTCTTTCTCTTGTACAGCTAACGGTGTATTATGTATCAATTAGTAAGATTTATCGCTGA
- a CDS encoding helix-turn-helix transcriptional regulator: protein MTLINHVKELRAKHGYTQGDLAEKVGATRQTIAAIEKGNYVPSLLLGLTICDVFQLKMEDVFTLQKEEKNVE from the coding sequence TTGACTCTTATTAATCACGTAAAAGAGCTTAGAGCTAAACATGGATATACGCAAGGAGATTTAGCTGAAAAAGTTGGAGCCACTCGCCAAACCATTGCAGCTATTGAAAAGGGAAATTACGTTCCTTCCCTACTACTTGGTTTAACAATTTGTGATGTCTTTCAATTAAAAATGGAAGATGTTTTTACACTTCAAAAGGAGGAGAAAAATGTTGAGTAA
- a CDS encoding YolD-like family protein, with protein sequence MILKALKKNKHVTVNYYENGLLQTFKGKIQNLNLTDQTLSLRDEKQNIFSIRLSGIKEIY encoded by the coding sequence ATGATTTTAAAAGCGTTAAAGAAAAACAAACATGTAACCGTGAATTATTACGAAAATGGCCTGCTTCAAACCTTCAAAGGAAAAATCCAAAATTTAAACCTAACCGACCAAACCCTCTCCCTACGAGATGAAAAACAAAACATTTTTTCCATTCGTTTGTCTGGCATTAAAGAAATTTATTAA
- a CDS encoding LTA synthase family protein, which translates to MKRIVSKPLHYFILAAVLMWIKSYVAYKTEFNLGVSGVMQQMLLFINPVSSVLIFLGIGLFFKGKKAGAWILAGSFIMTLLLYSNILYYRFFNDFVTLPTLLQTSNAGSMGGSIMDLLKAHDVFYFVDFIIYFFFFFSKKIDWHNEKVSVKNAVTILSLGFMVFSVNLTLAEIDRPQLLSRTFDRNYLVKYLGTYNYTMYDGVQTAQNSKQRAFASSNDLTNVVNFKNSHYAEPNPVYFGKAKGKNIIKIHLESFQSFLIDYKLNGQEVTPFLNSLAHGNDFTYFDNFFHQTGQGKTSDAELMMDNSLYGLPQGSAFVLKGSNTYQAAPAILDQKAGYTSAVLHGDYKTFWNRNEIYKQFGVDKFFDASYYNMTGENKINYGLKDKPFFKESVPMLQSLPQPFYAHLITLTNHFPFLLGNNEASIQPANTGDATVDRYFQTARYLDESLQSFFQELKASGLYDNSVIMIYGDHYGISENHNAAMEKVMGKEITPYENAQLQRVPLFIHVPGVKGGVNHTYGGEIDVVPTLLHLVGIDSKEFIQFGTDLFSKEHDDVVAFRNGNYVSPKYTLVDGTYYDSKTGQALKENNQMKAYKQKVAKELELSDQVLYGDLLRFHKLKDFQTVDPSKYMYGKEETETSAK; encoded by the coding sequence ATGAAGCGAATCGTTTCTAAGCCGCTGCACTATTTCATATTAGCCGCTGTTTTAATGTGGATAAAGTCGTACGTGGCTTATAAAACTGAATTTAACTTAGGCGTAAGCGGCGTAATGCAGCAAATGCTGCTGTTCATAAACCCTGTGAGTTCAGTGCTGATTTTTTTAGGAATCGGCTTATTTTTTAAAGGAAAGAAAGCAGGAGCTTGGATTCTTGCAGGCAGTTTCATTATGACGCTGCTGTTATACAGCAACATTCTCTATTATCGTTTTTTTAACGATTTTGTAACGCTTCCTACACTATTGCAGACAAGTAATGCAGGAAGTATGGGCGGAAGCATTATGGATTTATTAAAAGCACATGATGTTTTTTATTTTGTTGATTTTATTATTTATTTTTTCTTCTTTTTTAGTAAAAAAATTGACTGGCATAATGAAAAAGTATCGGTTAAGAATGCTGTAACTATTCTTTCTTTAGGATTCATGGTTTTTTCTGTCAACTTAACATTAGCAGAAATTGATCGCCCGCAGCTTCTATCTCGAACTTTTGACCGCAATTATCTAGTAAAGTATTTAGGCACCTATAATTATACGATGTATGACGGTGTTCAGACTGCTCAAAACTCTAAACAGCGAGCATTTGCAAGCAGCAATGATTTAACGAACGTCGTTAATTTTAAAAATAGTCACTATGCGGAACCAAATCCCGTTTATTTTGGAAAAGCTAAAGGGAAAAATATTATCAAAATTCATTTGGAATCATTTCAATCTTTTTTAATTGATTACAAATTAAATGGCCAGGAAGTGACACCTTTCTTAAATTCGTTGGCCCATGGAAATGACTTTACGTATTTTGATAACTTCTTTCATCAAACAGGACAAGGAAAAACATCAGATGCTGAGCTAATGATGGACAATTCTCTATACGGCCTTCCTCAAGGTTCTGCCTTTGTGCTGAAAGGAAGCAATACGTATCAGGCAGCACCAGCTATTTTAGATCAAAAAGCTGGCTATACGAGCGCTGTGCTGCACGGAGACTATAAGACGTTTTGGAACCGTAACGAAATTTACAAGCAGTTCGGTGTGGATAAGTTCTTTGATGCAAGTTATTACAATATGACGGGTGAAAATAAAATTAATTATGGCTTAAAAGACAAACCGTTCTTTAAAGAATCTGTTCCAATGCTGCAGTCTTTACCACAGCCGTTCTATGCGCATTTAATTACGTTAACAAATCATTTTCCATTTTTACTTGGAAACAATGAGGCAAGCATACAGCCGGCTAACACAGGCGATGCAACAGTTGACCGTTATTTCCAAACGGCTCGTTATTTAGACGAATCATTGCAATCTTTCTTCCAAGAACTGAAAGCTTCTGGGCTTTATGATAATTCTGTGATTATGATTTATGGAGATCACTACGGTATTTCTGAAAATCATAATGCAGCAATGGAAAAAGTAATGGGAAAAGAAATTACGCCTTATGAAAATGCTCAGCTGCAGCGTGTACCTCTATTCATTCACGTTCCTGGAGTAAAAGGCGGAGTTAATCATACGTACGGTGGAGAAATTGATGTTGTGCCAACTCTTCTTCATTTAGTAGGGATTGACAGCAAAGAGTTTATCCAATTTGGCACAGATTTATTTTCTAAAGAACATGATGATGTAGTAGCGTTCCGTAATGGCAACTACGTATCTCCGAAATATACATTAGTGGATGGAACGTATTATGATTCTAAGACGGGCCAAGCGCTTAAAGAAAATAATCAAATGAAAGCTTATAAACAGAAGGTAGCGAAAGAACTGGAGTTATCTGATCAAGTGCTTTATGGAGACTTACTTCGTTTCCACAAGCTGAAGGATTTCCAAACAGTCGACCCTTCAAAATATATGTACGGGAAAGAAGAAACAGAAACATCAGCTAAATAA